The genomic region AACTACATGATCCGGATGGCGTTCTCGCCGCTTCTCCAACCGGTGATGGCCGAGTTCGGGCTGAGGCACGCCGAGGCGGGCTTCCTCTTCTCCGTCTTCTTTTACGGCTACATCGCCATGCTGGTCCCCGCCGGGCTGCTCGGCGATCGCCTCGGACGCAAGCGAGTCCTCGTCACGGGCATTCTCCTGGTGGCCCTGGCGACCGTCATGACCGGGCTGGCCCGGACGCTCGTCGTGCTCGGGCTCGCCCGGCTCGTCACCGGGCTGGCCCAGGGAATGTACTTCCCGAACGACCGGCCGATCATCGCCGCCGCCACCCCGCGCGATCGCCTCGCGCTCGGCCAGGGCGTATCCTTCTCGGGCGTCGGGGTCGGGAACGCGCTCGGGGTGATCGTGGGAGGTGCCCTCGGCGCGCTCATCCCGTGGCGCCACGTGTTCTTCGTGCTCACGGTCCTGCCGCTCGTCTCGGCCACGCTCATCGCCTGGTTCGTCCCCGAGCCGAGGGGCGCGCGCTGTCCCGTTCCGCTCGGACCCGACGAGGTGGGCATGGGACGCGCCGGGGTCTTCCGCCATCGTGACCTCTGGGTCCTCGGCCTGGCGGGGATCGCCCCCATGTGGAGTCAGTGGCTGATCGGGACCTGGGGTCCCGCGCTCTTCGCCGAGGTCGGAGTCCGGGAGCTGGGCTGGTCGGCGCTCTACGCGAGCCTCCTCGGCGTGGCGGCCCTGCCGGGACTCTTCACGATGGGCGCCGTGTCCGATCGCCTTCTGCGGCGTGGCATCGGGCGGAAAGCGGTAGTGGCCGGGGTGATCCTTTGCCTGGCGATCTCGGTCGCCGCCACGGGGCTGACCGTACAGCTGCGGGCTCCGGTCTGGCTCCTCGCCGTGCTCGTCTTCATCACGAGCTTCTTCGTCTGGGGCGCCTGGGCTCCGGCCTATGCCTTGATGGCCGAGCTGTTCCCCCAGCGGGTGATGGGCAGCGCCTACGGCCTTCTCAACGCGATCTGCTTCGTCTCGGGGCTCCTCGCCCCATACTTCACGGGCTGGATCAGGGACTGGACGGGGTCTTTCGCCGGGGGATGCTACCTCGCGGCGCTGGTGGCGCTCGCCGGCGTGCCCGTCGCCTTGGCTGTGCGGCCGGCCTTCCGGCTGACGACGGCGGCGGTTCCGGCACCGACCTCCGCGGCCGTCACGCGCTGAGGAACGGGGAGGGTCTCACATGCGACTCGGCAATGCCGCTCACGGCTCGACGGTCGGCGGCCGCCGCTCCGGCGTCGGCCCCAGGCCATACCGCTCGCGGAGCAGGTCGACCAGCGCCTGCGGCACCCGCTCGGTCGCGCCGAGGCAGGACTGGCAGATGAGCCGGACATGGCGAGTCCCGAACTCTTCCCACAACCCGACCTTGTGGAAGATCTCGACGGTCTTGGTCGGCCCGTCCCAGGCCACGAGGTAGAGGTGACAGCTCGGGCAGACGTAGTGACCGGGTCCCGGTCTCGACCGCGGAGCGTCGGGCGCCATGGCTTGCCTCCTCCAGATCGGCAGCGACCGTCAGGCTCGCTCCACTATACGGCATTCGGCCGCCGGGGTGGGACATCCGGGCCCCGCCCAACCGGGGGCCGCGCGCCCCGAGGGCGCAATCCACGGTTGTATAATGGCCGCGTGATCAGCCGCCGCGCCCGTTCAGGGCTTCTGCTCGCCGCGCTGCTCCTTCTGGGCGCCCTCCCGGCCCGGGCGGCGGAGGTCGTCGAGGCGACGCTCGAGAACGGGCTCAAGGTGCTCCTCCTCGAAGACCACCGGAGCCCCGTGATCAGCCTCCAGATCTGGTACCGGGTGGGCTCGCGCAACGAGCGGATCGGCCTCTCCGGGCTCTCCCACTACCTCGAGCACATGATGTTCAAGGGCACGTCGAAATACGGACCGCGCGCCTACGCGCGGCTGGTGGAGGAGCAGGGCGGGCAGGAGAACGCCTTCACGGCCCAGGACGCGACGACCTACTTCGTCAACATCGTCGCCGACAAGATCGAGCTCATCCTCGACCTGGAGGCCGAGCGGATGCGCCACCTCCTCCTCGAGGCGCGCGAGGTCGATGCCGAGCGCAAGGTCATCCTCGAGGAGCGGCGGACCCGTACCGAGGACGACCCGATCGGCACCCTGGCCGAGGAGCTGAACGCGGTCGCCTTCAAGGCCCACCCCTACCGGATCCCCCCCATCGGCTTCATGGACGACATCCAGCGGATCACCGCCCAGGACCTCCGGCGCTGGTACGACACCTACTACGTCCCGAACAACGCCGTGCTGGTGGCCGTCGGGGATTTCGTGGCCGCCGAGCTGCTGGCCAAGATCCGGGCGCGGTTCGAGGCGATCCCGCGGAGCCCCGATCCCCCGGCGGTCCAGATCGTGGAGCCGGCCCAGCGGGGGGAACGGCGCGTCTGGGTGAAGAAGGAAGCGCAGCTGCCCGTCATCTTCATGGGCTACCACACCCCGAACATCACCTCCCCCGACGCCTATGCCCTCGAGGTCACGGCCACCATCCTGTCGGCCGGGCGGACCTCGCGGCTCTACCGGCGACTCGTCTACGAGGAGCGGCTGGCGCTGGACGCCGGCGGGGACTACACGCGGCTCAGCCTCGACCCCGACATGTTCACGTTCTACGCCACCGTCCTCCCCGGCAAGACCGTGGAGGACGTCGAGCGCGTCCTCCTGGCCGAGGTGGAGCGGCTCCGGACCGAGCCGGTCGGGGCGGAGGAGCTCCAGCGCGCCAAGAACCAGCTCGAGTCGGGATTCGTCTTCGGGCAGGACTCGGTGTACGTCCGGGCGTCCACGCTCGCCCGTCACGAGCTGGTGGGCAGCTGGCGCCTCCGCGACGAGTTCCTGCCCCGGATCCGCGCCGTCACCGCCCGGGACATCCAAGACGTCGCCCGGCGCTACTTCGTGGGCGACCACCAGACTACGGCGATCCTCGTCCCCGTTCCGCCTGCTGCGTCTCAGCCGGCCCGGTAGGGCGCGGCGATGTCCGGTCTCGGGAAGATCCTGCGTGGCAGCCTCGTCCTCGTCATCCTCCTGATCGCCGGCGCCGGCGTCGGCCTCTGGGCGCTCTCCCGGCGCGACAGCACCGGCGCGGGCTTGAAGGTGACCGGCACCATGGAGGCCACCCAGGTCGACATCGGCGCGAAGACGACCGCGCGGATCCGCGCGATCCGCGTCGAGGAAGGGCAGCGCGTCCGGCGGGGGGACCTCCTCATCCTCCTCGACGACGACCAGCTCCGGGCGGAGCTCGCCCGGCTGGAGGCCGCGGTCCAGGTCGCCCAGGCCCAGCTCAAGGACCTCCTGGCCGGGGCGCGTCCCGAGGAGATCCGCGCCGCCCGCCAGGCGGTGGTTCAGGCCGAGGCGCGCCTGCGGGACCTCGAGGCGGGCGCCCGCCAGCAGGAGATCGAGCAGGCGCGGCAGAGCCTCGCCTCGGCCCAGGCCACCCGCGAGTGGGCCGAGAAGGAGTACCAGCGGTTCCAGCGCCTGCTCGATCAGGGGCTGGTGGCCGTGCAGGACCGCGATCGCACCTGGCAGGCGCTGGAGGTCGCCCGGGCCCAGGAGCGCGCGGCGCGCCAGCAGCTCGAGCTGTTGCTGGCCGGGCCCCGCCCCCAGCAGGTCGAGGCGGCCCGCGCCGAAGTGCGGCAGGCCCGCGAGCGGCTCCAGCTCATCGAGGCGGGCCCCCGCCCGGGTCAGGCGGAGGCGGCGCGGGCGCAGGTGGCCCAGGCCGAGGCGGCCCTCGCCGAGGCGAAGGCCCGGCTCGCCGACACCCGGATCGATTCCCCCGCCGACGGCGTCGTGCTGCGGAAGAACCTCGAGCCCGGCGCGACCGCGACGCCGGGCACGCCGATCGTGACGCTGGTGAACCCCGGGGACCTCTGGCTCCGAGGTTACATCGCGGAGACCGACCTCGGGCGGGTCCGGGTGGGGCAAGCGGCCCGCATCACGGTGGACGCGTTCCCGGGCCGACCCTTCGACGGACGCGTGAGCGAGATCGCCTCGGAGGCCGAGTTCACTCCGCGGAACGTCCAGACCCAGAAGGAACGGGTGAACCTGGTCTTCCGCGTGAAGATCACCGTCGCCAATCCCGACGGGCGCCTCAAG from Candidatus Methylomirabilota bacterium harbors:
- a CDS encoding MFS transporter, which encodes NYMIRMAFSPLLQPVMAEFGLRHAEAGFLFSVFFYGYIAMLVPAGLLGDRLGRKRVLVTGILLVALATVMTGLARTLVVLGLARLVTGLAQGMYFPNDRPIIAAATPRDRLALGQGVSFSGVGVGNALGVIVGGALGALIPWRHVFFVLTVLPLVSATLIAWFVPEPRGARCPVPLGPDEVGMGRAGVFRHRDLWVLGLAGIAPMWSQWLIGTWGPALFAEVGVRELGWSALYASLLGVAALPGLFTMGAVSDRLLRRGIGRKAVVAGVILCLAISVAATGLTVQLRAPVWLLAVLVFITSFFVWGAWAPAYALMAELFPQRVMGSAYGLLNAICFVSGLLAPYFTGWIRDWTGSFAGGCYLAALVALAGVPVALAVRPAFRLTTAAVPAPTSAAVTR
- a CDS encoding pitrilysin family protein, whose translation is MISRRARSGLLLAALLLLGALPARAAEVVEATLENGLKVLLLEDHRSPVISLQIWYRVGSRNERIGLSGLSHYLEHMMFKGTSKYGPRAYARLVEEQGGQENAFTAQDATTYFVNIVADKIELILDLEAERMRHLLLEAREVDAERKVILEERRTRTEDDPIGTLAEELNAVAFKAHPYRIPPIGFMDDIQRITAQDLRRWYDTYYVPNNAVLVAVGDFVAAELLAKIRARFEAIPRSPDPPAVQIVEPAQRGERRVWVKKEAQLPVIFMGYHTPNITSPDAYALEVTATILSAGRTSRLYRRLVYEERLALDAGGDYTRLSLDPDMFTFYATVLPGKTVEDVERVLLAEVERLRTEPVGAEELQRAKNQLESGFVFGQDSVYVRASTLARHELVGSWRLRDEFLPRIRAVTARDIQDVARRYFVGDHQTTAILVPVPPAASQPAR
- a CDS encoding efflux RND transporter periplasmic adaptor subunit encodes the protein MSGLGKILRGSLVLVILLIAGAGVGLWALSRRDSTGAGLKVTGTMEATQVDIGAKTTARIRAIRVEEGQRVRRGDLLILLDDDQLRAELARLEAAVQVAQAQLKDLLAGARPEEIRAARQAVVQAEARLRDLEAGARQQEIEQARQSLASAQATREWAEKEYQRFQRLLDQGLVAVQDRDRTWQALEVARAQERAARQQLELLLAGPRPQQVEAARAEVRQARERLQLIEAGPRPGQAEAARAQVAQAEAALAEAKARLADTRIDSPADGVVLRKNLEPGATATPGTPIVTLVNPGDLWLRGYIAETDLGRVRVGQAARITVDAFPGRPFDGRVSEIASEAEFTPRNVQTQKERVNLVFRVKITVANPDGRLKPGMPADAVILVD